In the genome of Bombus affinis isolate iyBomAffi1 chromosome 7, iyBomAffi1.2, whole genome shotgun sequence, one region contains:
- the LOC126918346 gene encoding RNA-binding protein 25 isoform X1, translating to MSYPGQPPMGIPGMPPMPYMVGAPPPIIGGVMPMAHMIPTPVSAMQTSAPAVRYARNQNRHDNNRRRERESGPPVTVFIGNIMERAPDVMIRHILGACGHVLSWKRVQAFGFCEYAGPDAGLRAVRLLHDMEIGTKKLVVKVDAKAKVVLDQFKAERRKKLRGGQSPLQDETSIEGAEGEEGEDYMDEGMRVVDADALARINQIIAEHAADLEMAQAAPEEHQIKMVAKSLNLDDAEIEESKRDLITREIGKFREVMKKQEEEKAQVKRKKEAVEKEEREKREKERRDRRDGSNTKDDQDGDPGSPTSHKGRSSSTGSSRRDKRRSKSRSKERERDRQRSDRDRDRDRDRERDRERERERDRDRERERERERERDRERERDREREREREREEARKTEREIMREREEEEEAKERKKNERRAREKEAAYQERLRAWETRERRKQKEYEKEAEKRRAKREAREREAKRLKEFLEDYDDERDDAKYYKGKELSRRLEERALEAEADSRDRCAERQELQRLRDKLYADASHPDPAAEFERLKAEREEQYKPKPVITIIDEEDEKVVKKEKEIMPPIETEPIESDSDECVQFDDVSQSEAPSRTPPRHHHHHRRHHRHHQNHHHDGEETEEVIETDRESLKGTKSSPSNQTVTTPVQSIPPTLDEDSRMSLVSEPEKTGSSNFVPFAMGSGGNRGGDHGIGNKTPASPSTAINVSTQQTNQNKKKGRIDVKDVFNNDDDDDAANNAKKRKLVPLDYGEEKKKKSNEEAPKAGKEESTKSQEEKRKHIKSLIDKIPTDKNALFGYQLDWAVIDNTLMEKRIRPWINKKIIEYIGEPEPTLVDFICSKVMAGSSPQGILDDVQMVLDEEAEVFVVKMWRLLIYEVEAKKMGLVK from the exons aTGTCTTACCCTGGTCAGCCCCCAATGGGAATACCAGGCATGCCACCAATGCCTTACATGGTTGGTGCACCTCCACCAATTATTGGTGGTGTAATGCCTATGGCACAT ATGATTCCAACACCCGTATCTGCGATGCAGACCTCAGCTCCAGCTGTTCGGTATGCACGTAACCAAAATCGTCATGACAATAATCGTCGTCGTGAAAGAGAATCTGGTCCACCAGTTACCGTATTTATTGGTAACATTATGGAAAGAGCACCTGATGTAATGATTCGACATATTTTGGGTGCATGTGGTCATGTGCTTTCATGGAAGAGAGTTCAGGCATTTGGATTTTGCGAATATGCAGGTCCTGATGCAGGTCTTAGAGCAGTTAGATTACTTCATGACATGGAAATAGGTACAAAGAAGCTTGTTGTCAAAGTTGATGCAAAAGCTAAAGTCGTTTTGGATCAGTTCAAAG cagaaagaaggaaaaaattaAGAGGAGGCCAATCACCTCTACAAGatgaaacatcaattgaagGGGCAGAAGGAGAAGAAGGTGAAGATTACATGGATGAGGGTATGAGAGTAGTGGATGCAGATGCACTAGCACGTATTAATCAAATTATAGCTGAACATGCCGCTGATTTAGAAATGGCTCAAGCTGCTCCTG AAGAACATCAAATAAAAATGGTTGCTAAATCTTTGAACCTGGATGATGCAGAAATAGAAGAAAGTAAAAGAGACTTGATTACACGAGAAATTGGAAAATTCAGGGAGGTTATGAAG AAGCAGGAGGAGGAGAAGGCTCAAGTTAAGCGGAAGAAAGAAGCTGTTGAGAAAGAAGAACGGGAGAAACGTGAAAAAGAGCGACGAGACAGGCGTGATGGCAGTAACACTAAAGACGATCAAGACGGCGATCCTGGTAGTCCCACGTCTCATAAAGGTCGCAGTAGTAGTACTGGAAGTAGCAGAAGAGACAAAAGGCGGTCTAAATCTAG ATCTAAAGAACGAGAGAGGGATCGTCAGAGAAGCGACAGAGATCGTGATAGAGATAGAGATCgagaaagagatagagaaagagaacgagaaaGAGATCGTGACCGCGAAAGAGAGCGTGAAAGAGAACGTGAAAGAGATAGAGAAAGGGAAAGGGACAGGGAACGAGAAAGAGAACGTGAAAGAGAAGAAGCAAGGAAAACTGAAAGAGAAATTATGCGTGAAagggaggaagaggaagaggcgaaggagaggaaaaagaacgaaagaagaGCGAGAGAAAAAGAAGCAGCTTATCAAGAGCGCTTGAGAGCATGGGAGACGCGGGAACGCCGCAAACAAAAGGAATATGAGAAAGAAGCGGAGAAACGCAGAGCAAAACGGGAAGCGAGAGAAAGGGAAGCAAAACGCTTGAAAGAATTTCTTGAAGACTATGATGATGAAAGAGACGACGCTAAATATTACAAAGGTAAAGAACTTTCACGTCGTCTAGAAGAGAGAGCACTGGAAGCAGAAGCCGATTCGCGTGATCGTTGTGCCGAGCGTCAAGAGCTTCAACGCCTTCGCGATAAACTTTATGCTGACGCTTCTCATCCAGATCCAGCGGCTGAATTTGAAAGG TTAAAAGCTGAACGGGAGGAACAGTATAAGCCTAAACCGGTTATCACGATAATAGACGAAGAGGATGAAAAAGTggtgaaaaaggaaaaagaaattatGCCGCCCATAGAAACTGAACCAATTGAAAGTGATAGTGACGAATGTGTGCAATTTGATGATGTTTCTCAGTCAGAGGCACCATCTAGAACACCACCGCGGCATCACCACCATCATCGAAgacatcatcgtcatcatcagaATCATCATCATGATGGCGAAGAAACTGAAGAAGTTATAGAAACAGATAGAGAAAGTTTAAAGGGTACAAAGTCATCACCTTCTAATCAAACAGTAACAACACCAGTTCAGTCCATTCCACCCACATTAGATGAAGATTCGCGTATGTCTCTCGTTAGCGAACCAGAAAAAACTGGTAGTA GTAACTTTGTGCCATTCGCCATGGGAAGCGGAGGCAATCGTGGTGGTGATCATGGTATCGGTAATAAAACTCCTGCTAGTCCAAGCACGGCTATTAATGTTAGTACGCAACAAACGAATCAGAATAAAAAGAAAGGTCGGATCGATGTTAAAGACGTATTTAATAatgacgatgatgatgatgCTGCTAATAACGCAAAGAAGCGTAAACTAGTTCCTTTAG ACTATGgtgaggagaaaaagaaaaaatctaatgAAGAAGCTCCTAAAGCCGGAAAAGAAGAAAGTACAAAAAGccaagaagagaaaagaaagcacATAAAATCCCTTATTGACAAAATACCTACAGATAAAAACGCTTTGTTTGGTTATCAACTTGATTGGGCAGTAATAGATAAT aCATTAATGGAAAAGAGGATAAGGCCGTGGattaataaaaagataattgAATACATTGGAGAACCTGAACCTACATTGGTAGATTTTATTTGTAGCAAAGTAATGGCCGGCAGCTCGCCTCAGGGCATACTTGATGATGTACAGatg GTATTGGATGAAGAAGCAGAAGTTTTTGTAGTCAAAATGTGGAGGTTATTAATTTACGAAGTGGAAGCAAAAAAAATGGGCTTagttaaataa
- the LOC126918346 gene encoding RNA-binding protein 25 isoform X2, whose amino-acid sequence MSYPGQPPMGIPGMPPMPYMVGAPPPIIGGVMPMAHTSAPAVRYARNQNRHDNNRRRERESGPPVTVFIGNIMERAPDVMIRHILGACGHVLSWKRVQAFGFCEYAGPDAGLRAVRLLHDMEIGTKKLVVKVDAKAKVVLDQFKAERRKKLRGGQSPLQDETSIEGAEGEEGEDYMDEGMRVVDADALARINQIIAEHAADLEMAQAAPEEHQIKMVAKSLNLDDAEIEESKRDLITREIGKFREVMKKQEEEKAQVKRKKEAVEKEEREKREKERRDRRDGSNTKDDQDGDPGSPTSHKGRSSSTGSSRRDKRRSKSRSKERERDRQRSDRDRDRDRDRERDRERERERDRDRERERERERERDRERERDREREREREREEARKTEREIMREREEEEEAKERKKNERRAREKEAAYQERLRAWETRERRKQKEYEKEAEKRRAKREAREREAKRLKEFLEDYDDERDDAKYYKGKELSRRLEERALEAEADSRDRCAERQELQRLRDKLYADASHPDPAAEFERLKAEREEQYKPKPVITIIDEEDEKVVKKEKEIMPPIETEPIESDSDECVQFDDVSQSEAPSRTPPRHHHHHRRHHRHHQNHHHDGEETEEVIETDRESLKGTKSSPSNQTVTTPVQSIPPTLDEDSRMSLVSEPEKTGSSNFVPFAMGSGGNRGGDHGIGNKTPASPSTAINVSTQQTNQNKKKGRIDVKDVFNNDDDDDAANNAKKRKLVPLDYGEEKKKKSNEEAPKAGKEESTKSQEEKRKHIKSLIDKIPTDKNALFGYQLDWAVIDNTLMEKRIRPWINKKIIEYIGEPEPTLVDFICSKVMAGSSPQGILDDVQMVLDEEAEVFVVKMWRLLIYEVEAKKMGLVK is encoded by the exons aTGTCTTACCCTGGTCAGCCCCCAATGGGAATACCAGGCATGCCACCAATGCCTTACATGGTTGGTGCACCTCCACCAATTATTGGTGGTGTAATGCCTATGGCACAT ACCTCAGCTCCAGCTGTTCGGTATGCACGTAACCAAAATCGTCATGACAATAATCGTCGTCGTGAAAGAGAATCTGGTCCACCAGTTACCGTATTTATTGGTAACATTATGGAAAGAGCACCTGATGTAATGATTCGACATATTTTGGGTGCATGTGGTCATGTGCTTTCATGGAAGAGAGTTCAGGCATTTGGATTTTGCGAATATGCAGGTCCTGATGCAGGTCTTAGAGCAGTTAGATTACTTCATGACATGGAAATAGGTACAAAGAAGCTTGTTGTCAAAGTTGATGCAAAAGCTAAAGTCGTTTTGGATCAGTTCAAAG cagaaagaaggaaaaaattaAGAGGAGGCCAATCACCTCTACAAGatgaaacatcaattgaagGGGCAGAAGGAGAAGAAGGTGAAGATTACATGGATGAGGGTATGAGAGTAGTGGATGCAGATGCACTAGCACGTATTAATCAAATTATAGCTGAACATGCCGCTGATTTAGAAATGGCTCAAGCTGCTCCTG AAGAACATCAAATAAAAATGGTTGCTAAATCTTTGAACCTGGATGATGCAGAAATAGAAGAAAGTAAAAGAGACTTGATTACACGAGAAATTGGAAAATTCAGGGAGGTTATGAAG AAGCAGGAGGAGGAGAAGGCTCAAGTTAAGCGGAAGAAAGAAGCTGTTGAGAAAGAAGAACGGGAGAAACGTGAAAAAGAGCGACGAGACAGGCGTGATGGCAGTAACACTAAAGACGATCAAGACGGCGATCCTGGTAGTCCCACGTCTCATAAAGGTCGCAGTAGTAGTACTGGAAGTAGCAGAAGAGACAAAAGGCGGTCTAAATCTAG ATCTAAAGAACGAGAGAGGGATCGTCAGAGAAGCGACAGAGATCGTGATAGAGATAGAGATCgagaaagagatagagaaagagaacgagaaaGAGATCGTGACCGCGAAAGAGAGCGTGAAAGAGAACGTGAAAGAGATAGAGAAAGGGAAAGGGACAGGGAACGAGAAAGAGAACGTGAAAGAGAAGAAGCAAGGAAAACTGAAAGAGAAATTATGCGTGAAagggaggaagaggaagaggcgaaggagaggaaaaagaacgaaagaagaGCGAGAGAAAAAGAAGCAGCTTATCAAGAGCGCTTGAGAGCATGGGAGACGCGGGAACGCCGCAAACAAAAGGAATATGAGAAAGAAGCGGAGAAACGCAGAGCAAAACGGGAAGCGAGAGAAAGGGAAGCAAAACGCTTGAAAGAATTTCTTGAAGACTATGATGATGAAAGAGACGACGCTAAATATTACAAAGGTAAAGAACTTTCACGTCGTCTAGAAGAGAGAGCACTGGAAGCAGAAGCCGATTCGCGTGATCGTTGTGCCGAGCGTCAAGAGCTTCAACGCCTTCGCGATAAACTTTATGCTGACGCTTCTCATCCAGATCCAGCGGCTGAATTTGAAAGG TTAAAAGCTGAACGGGAGGAACAGTATAAGCCTAAACCGGTTATCACGATAATAGACGAAGAGGATGAAAAAGTggtgaaaaaggaaaaagaaattatGCCGCCCATAGAAACTGAACCAATTGAAAGTGATAGTGACGAATGTGTGCAATTTGATGATGTTTCTCAGTCAGAGGCACCATCTAGAACACCACCGCGGCATCACCACCATCATCGAAgacatcatcgtcatcatcagaATCATCATCATGATGGCGAAGAAACTGAAGAAGTTATAGAAACAGATAGAGAAAGTTTAAAGGGTACAAAGTCATCACCTTCTAATCAAACAGTAACAACACCAGTTCAGTCCATTCCACCCACATTAGATGAAGATTCGCGTATGTCTCTCGTTAGCGAACCAGAAAAAACTGGTAGTA GTAACTTTGTGCCATTCGCCATGGGAAGCGGAGGCAATCGTGGTGGTGATCATGGTATCGGTAATAAAACTCCTGCTAGTCCAAGCACGGCTATTAATGTTAGTACGCAACAAACGAATCAGAATAAAAAGAAAGGTCGGATCGATGTTAAAGACGTATTTAATAatgacgatgatgatgatgCTGCTAATAACGCAAAGAAGCGTAAACTAGTTCCTTTAG ACTATGgtgaggagaaaaagaaaaaatctaatgAAGAAGCTCCTAAAGCCGGAAAAGAAGAAAGTACAAAAAGccaagaagagaaaagaaagcacATAAAATCCCTTATTGACAAAATACCTACAGATAAAAACGCTTTGTTTGGTTATCAACTTGATTGGGCAGTAATAGATAAT aCATTAATGGAAAAGAGGATAAGGCCGTGGattaataaaaagataattgAATACATTGGAGAACCTGAACCTACATTGGTAGATTTTATTTGTAGCAAAGTAATGGCCGGCAGCTCGCCTCAGGGCATACTTGATGATGTACAGatg GTATTGGATGAAGAAGCAGAAGTTTTTGTAGTCAAAATGTGGAGGTTATTAATTTACGAAGTGGAAGCAAAAAAAATGGGCTTagttaaataa